A stretch of DNA from Perognathus longimembris pacificus isolate PPM17 unplaced genomic scaffold, ASM2315922v1 HiC_scaffold_5241, whole genome shotgun sequence:
CCTGGCGCTCCCCCAACAGTCTCTCCGCCTGACAGTCTTGTGGTGCCGAGCAAACATATACACCCACgtctgggggcggggcggaggtggGGGGGACCTGGCACCCGGCGCCCCCCACTGCTGGCTATCCCAGGCATCCTGTGGAAGCCAGGCCTCCCCCCCTTCCCGTCCCCACAGCCTGGGGCTCCGCACGCCTCCCGTCCGGCCGGCCGGGCCGCTGCTCCTCCAGGAAGCCGGGCCCGCTGGGGCGGCCGGGGCCAGGCCATCTGGGCCCCGGTGGGAGGCCGGTGCGCACGACGCCCAGCCCATGTGCCCGGCCCAGCTGTCCCCGAATCGCaccgggcgggaggcgggggcggAGAGGCGGCCCCTCccgagcaggggggggggggcggggagggcgacGGCGGAGGGGGGTGCCGGGACGGGGGTGNNNNNNNNNNNNNNNNNNNNNNNNNNNNNNNNNNNNNNNNNNNNNNNNNNNNNNNNNNNNNNNNNNNNNNNNNNNNNNNNNNNNNNNNNNNNNNNNNNNNNNNNNNNNNNNNNNNNNNNNNNNNNNNNNNNNNNNNNNNNNNNNNNNNNNNNNNNNNNNNNNNNNNNNNNNNNNNNNNNNNNNNNNNNNNNNNNNNNNNNNNNNNNNNNNNNNNNNNNNNNNNNNNNNNNNNNNNNNNNNNNNNNNNNNNNNNNNNNNNNNNNNNNNNNNNNNNNNNNNNNNNNNNNNNNNNNNNNNNNNNNNNNNNNNNNNNNNNNNNNNNNNNNNNNNNNNNNNNNNNNNNNNNNNNNNNNNNNNNNNNNNNNNNNNNNNNNNNNNNNNNNNNNNNNNNNNNNNNNNNNNNNNNNNNNNNNNNNNNNNNNNNNNNNNNNNNNNNNNNNNNNNNNNNNNNNNNNNNNNNNNNNNNNNNNNNNNNNNNNNNNNNNNNNNNNNNNNNNNNNCCGCATCACCTCCATCTCCCCGACGCCCgagccgccgcccgcgccgcccgagGAGCACGCGGACGCCTGGGGCGACGGCTCCCCGCGGGACTACGCGGCCCCGGCCGAGGCCTTCGGCGGCTACCGCgaggcgggcgggccgggcgcctTCTTCAGCCCGAGCCCCGGCAGCAGCAGCCTGTCCTCGTGGAGCCTCTTCTCGGACGCCTCGGACGAGGCCGCCCTGTACGCCGCCTGCGACGAGGTGGAGTCGGAGCTGAACGAGGCGGCCTCGCGCTTCGGCCTGGGCTCCCCGCTGCCCTCGCCCCGCGCCTCCCCCCGGCCCTGGACCCCCGACGACCCCTGGGGCCTGTGCGGCCCGAGCCCCGCGCCCGGCGCGCCCCGGGCGCCCGAGGACGGCTGGCTGCTGCTGTGCGCGCCCCCGGGGCCGGCCGCCGCCTCCCCGCGGCCCGCCTCGCCCTGCGGCAAGCGCCGCTACTCCAGCTCGGGGACCCCGTCGTCCGCCTCCCCGGCCCTGTCCCGGCGCGGCAGCCTCGGGGAGGAGGGCCCcgagccgccgcccccgccgccgccgccgcccctggCGCGGGAcccggcctcccccggccccTTCGACTACGCGGGCGCCCCGCCGGCCGAGAGCATCCCCCAGAAGACCCGGCGCACCTCCAGCGAGCAGGCCGTGGCCCTGCCCCGGCCCGACGAGCCCGCCCCGTGCAACGGGAAGCCGCCCTCGGGCGCCGAGGAGCCCGGGGGTCCCCGCAAGGAAGCGGCCGGCATGGACTACCTGGCCGTGCCTTCCCCCCTGGCCTGGTCCAAGGCTCGGATTGGGGGACACAGCCCCATCTTTAGGTGAGGGGGTGCGTTCCCTTCCAGGTACCTCCCCGGCTTCAAAGAAGCACGCGcaaccacagccccccccccccccacctacctCACGCTCATGCTAAGGAGGATTGAAGACAAAGGGGTGCCCGCACTGGCAGTGGGGAGAGCCACAGCTACGGTTTAGGTAGAGGCAGCATTCTAGGTACCCCACGCTGGCGGGGGCGCCCGCCCGGGCACTTGGGTAAGTGCAGGATTTGCATCTGATCCTTTAGACAAATACTAGCGTTGTGCATTCTGCCGCAGGAGAATTTCCTCTTTACTTTCTAGGACTTACCCTGGCGGCTGAGGCGCAAGCATAGTTGCCAACTTGAATAAAGTAGCATATATTTGCAAGTCAAAGGACTCAGTAGCTGGCCGCTGGCAGTAGacatctggaatcccagctactctgggcagaaaagtccccgccAATTCACAGCTtagaagctgcaagtggagctgtggctcaatggatggagtgccagccttgagaaagctaagggacaaggcccaggccccagtaacacacacacacacagtcacacacacacttacatcgAAGTCTGCATTTCTACCCCTTCTATTTTGCCCATTTTAATATCCCTAAACCTTGAGATGTCACACTGGCCCGTTGGCTGCATCCAGAAAAGTTTCTAGAAGGAAGAAACCTTACTATTGGATCCTCCAGGGTTCCGGTAGACCAGAGCTTCTCAGCGTGAGCAGCACTGGTCCGTAGAGCTAGCTaatgcactggggggggggggggctgaaatgGACAAGGTAGGATGGCttaggcccccctccccccatgcttaTTAGAGGGTCTTTCTTGTGGTGTAGGACCCTCTACGCTACTTGTGACCACCAAACCTGTCTCTAGACAATGCCAAATACGTGAGGGGCAATTATCAGCTAAGGTCCCAGGCAGAGGGTATCTAGGAACACGACTCAGAAAGACCACCCTTTGAAACCCCTTAACTCCCCGGGGCGCTCCCCCTAGCCAGTGGACagagagcagcctgggagcagAAAGTGGCCTGTCCTGGCTTCTGTCAGTGGCTGCtggcctcctttcttttcttttcgccggtcctggggcttgcacagggcacggtccctgagcttgttttgctgaaggctagcacttgatcGCTGGAACCACGGAGCCACGTCtgactttttctgtctatgtggtactgaggagtcgaacccagggctccgtgtGTGCCAGGCCAGCACTCGACCAcagctaagccactttcccagccctggcctcgtTGCTTGATTTGCAGGACAGAAGTGTTTCTCCCTGACGCCCTGACTCAGCTGCCTCCAAACCTAGGGGCCTGGGGCTCCTCAGTACTCCAGTGCCCCACCCCTACGCCAACCCCCAGCCTTGCGctcggggaagggggggggggctcggggctGTTGTCTTCCTCCATACCCTGTGCGAAGGGAGCCCTGGCCCCCCGTAGACCCCACCCCTGCAGCGTGGggggccccccccccggctgcggCTTTTCCCTTCTCccgcctcttccccccccccccacacgctcAGCGTGACTGGGGTCTGCGCTGGGGCTGATCCTGtgggctcccctcctccccaggacctctgccctcccccccctgGACTGGCCGCTGCCCAGTCAGTACGAGCAGCTGGAGCTGAGGATCGAGGTGCAGCCCCGAGCCCACCACAGGGCCCACTACGAGACGGAGGGCAGCCGGGGCGCCGTCAAGGCCGCTCCGGGCGGGCACCCCGTGGTGAAGGTACGCCTGGGAGGCCGGCGGCCGGGGCTCTTCCTCCCCTGCGGATGGGCCCGGGCCGCTCTGCCCTTTcccacactccctccctccctccccgccctgaCCCTGCAggctgcctgggggagggggggtgcactTCAGGGACCCAGATAGATttgctccccctctcctcctccgtgCACCCCAGGGGACACCAGCCTCCGGGCCGCCTCGGGAATGGCGGCCTGCCAGATGTGGGGGAAGGGTTCAGCCGAGGTCAGAGGTCAACGGGAGTCAGGCCTTTGTACGGAGCCGGGCTCCTTTCCTCTCTTGGACGCTCGTCCTCTCCTTTGCCCAGCCCGTTTGGGCCTTCTTCCAAGAACAACACTTTGAATCCCAGGCCACAGCTCCTCCACGACGGGTACCCAGTTCCCTTATCATCCCCCCCTCATCCCCCCGCGGAGGACAGCTCCTGTCtttccccgcccccgcctcccggTAGACCGGGAAGGTGGAGGAAGGGCGAGCCGGCGGCCCGGGCGGTAAGGCGGCCTCCGCCCTCCGCCAGCTCCTGGGCTACAGCGAGAAGCCGCTGACGCTGCAGATGTTCATCGGCACCGCGGACGAGAGGAACCTGCGGCCTCACGCCTTCTACCAGGTGCACCGCATCACGGGCAAGATGGTGGCCACGGCCAGCTACGAGGCCGTGGTCAGCGGTACCAAGGTGCTGGAGATGACCCTGCTCCCCGAGAACAACATGGCGGCCAAGTAAGCCCCCGTCCCGCATTCCCTCGCTCGCGTGGGGCCCGGGACCCGCGAGGCCTCCTCGGAGCCGCGTGCCGGCCTCCTGGCCATCTTGGAGAGGCCTTTGGGGGCGGAGGAGGCGTCGGGGccgcgggcggagggcgggctcGGGCCGGCCCGTCGGGGGGTGCGCCGCTCCCGGGCGCGGCTTCCGCTGGAGGGACGCCCCGCCCCGCTGTCCCCCCAGCATCGACTGCGCTGGGATCCTGAAGCTCCGCAACTCGGACATCGAGCTGCGGAAGGGCGAGACGGACATCGGGCGCAAGAACACGCGCGTGCGGCTGGTGTTCCGCGTCCACGTGCCTCAGGGCGGCGGGAAGGTGGTGTCCGTGCAGGCTGCGTCGGTGCCCATCGAGTGCTGTGAGCGCGGGGGCCCCGCCGTCCGTCCttccatccgtccgtccgtccgtcggtCTCTCGCCCGTGGGCGGCTCTGTCGCCCGTTTCCTTTCCGCCCCGCGATGCCCGTCCTGGgctctcccggggggggggggactcagcccggtggggggcaggggggaggggtgtctgcCTCAGACGTTGTCCCCGGGCCAGCCCGGGGGGGGACCTGTGTCTCCGCCGCCCCGCGGCGGCCTGGGCGCTGGTTTCTGGGCcgcggctcaaggggcagagcagccGTCTctagcagtgcccaggccttgaacgggcacacgcgcgtgcacacacgcacgcacagagAGAGCGTCCCTCCtgacacacgcacatgcacacacgcacgcacagagTGTCCCTCCtgacacacgcacatgcacacacgcacgcacagaggAGAGCGTCCCTCCtgacacacgcacatgcacacatgcacgcagaGTGTGTCCCTCCtgacacacgcacatgcacacacgcacgcacagaggAGAGCGTCCCTCctgacacacgcacgcacagagAGAGCGTCCCTCCCGCCATCTCCCGTGTGCCTCTCCGGAGGTCTCCCCTGGGGGCCACGGCAGCCgtcctgtcctgggggggggaaggggacggGAAGGGGGGGTGTGGCCCCCTGCAGGCCGAGCCCAGCCAGGCCTCTCCCTCGCCCCGCTCTGCAGCCCAGCGCTCGGCCCAGGAGCTGCCCCAGGTGGAGACGTACAGCCCCAGCGCCTGCTCGgtgcggggcggggaggagctgGTGCTGACCGGCTCCAACTTCCTGCCGGACTCCAAGGTGGTGTTCATCGAGCGAGGCCCCGGTGAGCGGccctggggccgggggggggggggcgggcgggcagcaACGAGCCGGCCAGCTCCGAGCCTCGGTTTCCCGCTCTGGAGACGGGCAGGGAGGGCGCTGAAGAACGGTCAGGAGTACACGCCTCGTTT
This window harbors:
- the LOC125345045 gene encoding nuclear factor of activated T-cells, cytoplasmic 4-like gives rise to the protein RITSISPTPEPPPAPPEEHADAWGDGSPRDYAAPAEAFGGYREAGGPGAFFSPSPGSSSLSSWSLFSDASDEAALYAACDEVESELNEAASRFGLGSPLPSPRASPRPWTPDDPWGLCGPSPAPGAPRAPEDGWLLLCAPPGPAAASPRPASPCGKRRYSSSGTPSSASPALSRRGSLGEEGPEPPPPPPPPPLARDPASPGPFDYAGAPPAESIPQKTRRTSSEQAVALPRPDEPAPCNGKPPSGAEEPGGPRKEAAGMDYLAVPSPLAWSKARIGGHSPIFRTSALPPLDWPLPSQYEQLELRIEVQPRAHHRAHYETEGSRGAVKAAPGGHPVVKLLGYSEKPLTLQMFIGTADERNLRPHAFYQVHRITGKMVATASYEAVVSGTKVLEMTLLPENNMAANIDCAGILKLRNSDIELRKGETDIGRKNTRVRLVFRVHVPQGGGKVVSVQAASVPIECSQRSAQELPQVETYSPSACSVRGGEELVLTGSNFLPDSKVVFIERGPDGKLQWEEEASVNRLQSNEVTLTLTVPEYSNARAARPVQVYFYVSNGRRKRSPTQSFKFLPVIFKEEPLPVSALPGFPSAPGPPFGSDMDFSPPRPPYPPFPHEEPAYETPYLPEGFGYGTPPLYPPTGPPPSYRPGLRMFPETGGAVGRGPPAPVSFLPRPFPSDPYGGGGGGGGRGSSFPMGLPFPPPAPFRPPLPSSPPIEVPFPPQSRAHPLPAAEGYGEAGPGFGPREEAPPEQEKPRGGYSGGFRDGVPIPGITLEEVSEIIGRDLSGFPAPPGGEEPPA